One genomic region from Amycolatopsis sp. FBCC-B4732 encodes:
- a CDS encoding glycoside hydrolase family 13 protein: MDANWWRDAVVYEVYVRSFADSDGDGTGDLAGLRSRLGYLAELGIDAVWTTPWYRSPMVDGGYDVEDHRAVEPLFGTDDDLPALVAEAHRLGLRVLIDVVPNHTSDHHRWFRAALAAGPGSPERARYHFRPGRGPGGERPPTDWRSVFGGPAWTRAADGEWYLHLFAPEQPDLNWDNPGVRAEFEDLLRFWFARGVDGVRIDVAHGLLKDPAFPDLGAEDEEIAQPPDRTGHPHWDRDGVHDIYRAWRKVAGEFGPDRVFVAEAWVDRPDRLARYVRPDELHTAFNFDFLRCEWDATALRAVIDRTLEALGAVGAPATWVLSNHDVVRHVTRFGDPRRARAAALLMLALPGGAYLYQGEELGLEEVEDLPEEVLADPTWERSGHTRRGRDGCRVPLPWSGTEPPFGFTEGDAPTWLPQPARWRALTAEAQDGDPGSMLHLYRAALAARREHPALGDGTMTWRPAPDGVLSFTREPGFGCVVNLSGEPYELPDGSRVLLASGPLDDGRVPPDGAVWLAGR, from the coding sequence ATGGACGCGAATTGGTGGCGGGACGCCGTGGTTTACGAGGTCTACGTACGCAGCTTTGCCGACTCTGACGGCGACGGCACCGGTGATCTCGCCGGGCTGCGTTCCCGGCTGGGGTACCTGGCCGAGCTGGGGATCGACGCGGTGTGGACCACGCCGTGGTACCGCTCGCCGATGGTCGACGGCGGGTACGACGTCGAGGACCACCGGGCCGTCGAGCCGCTCTTCGGCACCGACGACGACCTGCCGGCGCTGGTCGCCGAAGCGCACCGGCTCGGGCTGCGGGTGCTGATCGACGTCGTGCCGAACCACACCTCCGACCACCACCGCTGGTTCCGGGCCGCGCTCGCCGCCGGGCCCGGCTCGCCCGAACGCGCGCGCTACCACTTCCGGCCGGGCCGCGGCCCCGGCGGCGAGCGGCCGCCGACCGACTGGCGCAGCGTCTTCGGCGGGCCCGCCTGGACCCGCGCCGCCGACGGCGAGTGGTACCTGCACCTGTTCGCCCCCGAGCAGCCCGACCTGAACTGGGACAACCCCGGTGTCCGGGCCGAATTCGAAGACCTGCTGCGGTTCTGGTTCGCCCGCGGCGTCGACGGCGTCCGCATCGACGTCGCCCACGGCCTGCTCAAGGACCCCGCGTTCCCCGACCTCGGCGCCGAGGACGAGGAGATCGCGCAGCCGCCCGACCGCACCGGGCACCCGCACTGGGACCGCGACGGCGTCCACGACATCTACCGCGCGTGGCGGAAGGTGGCCGGCGAGTTCGGCCCGGACCGGGTGTTCGTCGCCGAGGCGTGGGTCGACCGGCCGGACCGCCTCGCCCGGTACGTCCGCCCGGACGAGCTGCACACCGCGTTCAACTTCGACTTCCTCCGCTGCGAGTGGGACGCCACCGCCCTGCGCGCGGTGATCGACCGGACCCTCGAAGCGCTCGGCGCGGTCGGCGCGCCCGCGACGTGGGTGCTGTCCAACCACGACGTCGTCCGGCACGTGACGCGCTTCGGCGACCCGCGCCGGGCCCGGGCCGCGGCGCTGCTCATGCTCGCCCTGCCCGGCGGCGCCTACCTGTACCAGGGCGAGGAGCTGGGCCTGGAGGAGGTCGAGGACCTGCCGGAGGAGGTGCTCGCCGACCCGACGTGGGAGCGCTCCGGCCACACCCGCCGCGGCCGTGACGGCTGCCGCGTGCCGCTGCCGTGGTCGGGCACGGAACCGCCGTTCGGCTTCACCGAGGGCGACGCGCCGACGTGGCTGCCGCAGCCCGCCCGCTGGCGCGCGCTGACCGCCGAAGCCCAGGACGGCGACCCGGGCTCGATGCTCCACCTCTACCGCGCCGCCCTCGCCGCGCGCCGGGAGCACCCCGCGCTGGGCGACGGGACGATGACCTGGCGGCCCGCCCCGGACGGCGTGCTGTCGTTCACGCGCGAGCCGGGCTTCGGGTGCGTGGTCAACCTGTCCGGCGAGCCGTACGAGCTCCCGGACGGCTCGCGGGTGCTCCTCGCGAGCGGTCCGCTGGACGACGGCCGGGTGCCCCCGGACGGCGCGGTGTGGCTCGCCGGGAGGTGA
- a CDS encoding WXG100 family type VII secretion target: MAGEKKKWSDVKALLDDPSVPAGQKSALISSWLRENPPPPPFLADQEPDDIKQKRQEAEKYAGAYNANPLFAGQSVDEAFDKAKQSGDQNSYNEDQEKKAVDEGKSKLDGSQPPASGDDGTTSGTKTSDEIFDAAAPALKLFETFGSLLAKIPADCRGNTRALDLDKDIRTPFDEQRGISFADFVADAAHFKRGSETVDRTLQDTGSQLGTLYQTWSGAGADAASDNYNDKIQPKAAKLSQTLGNASEATKNTATTVFQLCKGKADAVIGMYTDLVGKADYTMAQKVVAVASGEHGNEQDLAQIAGWMDLNFGTNLVKTLNDQGCCDGDEIKKHGQDLAKQWIQNQFNPDMWDRLYKGFEKTCKDTKDLVDKAYDALDKVMGKVKNEFEGAGGTGGAGSGGPGGPGTTGGAGGGPGGSGGGSGSGSGSGGGSGSGGSGSGSGSGSGGSGTGGGGGQVPPIPDTSSGSGAPGGGSGSGGGSGTDTPSGAGGGSGSGSGSGSGGGSGSGGSIPPIPDGSTGGGGPAGGGSGSPGGGQDDGAAQAEAAKQQAAQAAEEAKKKAADALGQFSGPGIQTDSGAGAGLGGDSGGGAGSGSGSGSGGGSGSGGSPGPDDTSPSSTPSPSSSGQDAAAAAAEAAKKKAADALSEFSGPGIQTDDGAGGLGGGSGSGGGEGSGSGDGSGSGSGDDGKADAQQAVEDAKKKAADALKGLDGDPIKTEPGGTGLDADGDGKPDDPLADKDGDGKPDSLLGGDKDGDGKPDAKGDDDPDVLKVKQGDKTFEMTEPDHDGKMDIKVGDGPGDPKDFKLDWSGDGKSTDGPQGTDDDCYRPGPDGKIHIQDGDLKITAERPDGADGPTVVTVDDGTGKPTTYTLGEDDKPSDALGDTPSKKLDDDLPTHRGTLEDLKPHGAGDLGAGDHGGGDHGAGDHGGGSHGGGGSPSPAGIGGGSHGGAGLTGAGFDPGGAGLGETPMSGGAHTGAGGAQPQPVAAFAPAAAGANGAPGSSMGGGMAGMGAMGGGQGAGGGDTERKSPAYRIEGAVFDNLGEPGRRIIGSLNDDEDPPTARRSW, encoded by the coding sequence ATGGCCGGCGAGAAGAAGAAGTGGTCCGACGTCAAGGCGCTGCTGGACGACCCGAGCGTCCCCGCCGGGCAGAAGAGCGCGCTGATCAGCAGCTGGCTGCGGGAAAACCCGCCGCCGCCGCCGTTCCTGGCCGACCAGGAACCGGACGACATCAAGCAGAAGCGGCAGGAAGCCGAGAAGTACGCGGGCGCGTACAACGCCAACCCGCTGTTCGCCGGGCAGTCGGTCGACGAGGCCTTCGACAAGGCCAAGCAGAGCGGCGACCAGAACTCGTACAACGAAGACCAGGAAAAGAAGGCCGTCGACGAGGGCAAGTCCAAGCTCGACGGCAGCCAGCCGCCCGCGTCCGGTGACGACGGGACCACCAGCGGGACCAAGACGTCCGACGAGATCTTCGACGCCGCCGCGCCCGCGCTGAAGCTGTTCGAGACGTTCGGTTCGCTGCTGGCCAAGATCCCGGCCGACTGCCGCGGCAACACCCGCGCGCTCGACCTCGACAAGGACATCCGGACGCCGTTCGACGAGCAGCGCGGCATCAGCTTCGCGGACTTCGTCGCCGACGCCGCGCACTTCAAGCGCGGCTCCGAGACGGTGGACCGGACGTTGCAGGACACCGGCTCCCAGCTGGGCACCCTGTACCAGACCTGGAGCGGCGCGGGTGCCGACGCGGCGTCCGACAACTACAACGACAAGATCCAGCCCAAGGCGGCCAAGCTGTCGCAGACGCTCGGCAACGCGAGCGAGGCGACGAAGAACACCGCCACGACGGTGTTCCAGCTGTGCAAGGGCAAGGCCGACGCCGTCATCGGGATGTACACCGACCTGGTCGGCAAGGCCGACTACACGATGGCGCAGAAGGTCGTCGCGGTCGCCAGCGGCGAGCACGGCAACGAGCAGGACCTCGCCCAGATCGCGGGCTGGATGGACCTCAACTTCGGCACCAACCTGGTCAAGACCCTCAACGACCAGGGCTGCTGCGACGGCGACGAGATCAAGAAGCACGGCCAGGACCTGGCCAAGCAGTGGATCCAGAACCAGTTCAACCCCGACATGTGGGACCGGCTGTACAAGGGCTTCGAGAAGACCTGCAAGGACACCAAGGACCTGGTCGACAAGGCCTACGACGCCCTCGACAAGGTGATGGGCAAGGTCAAGAACGAGTTCGAGGGCGCCGGCGGCACCGGCGGCGCGGGCTCGGGCGGTCCCGGTGGTCCCGGCACGACCGGCGGCGCCGGTGGCGGTCCGGGTGGCTCGGGCGGCGGATCCGGTTCGGGTAGCGGCTCGGGCGGCGGGTCCGGCTCCGGTGGTTCGGGCAGTGGGTCCGGCTCGGGTTCCGGTGGTTCCGGCACCGGTGGGGGCGGTGGCCAGGTGCCGCCGATCCCCGACACGAGCTCGGGCTCCGGTGCGCCGGGCGGCGGCTCCGGCTCCGGCGGGGGTTCCGGCACCGACACACCCAGCGGGGCGGGCGGCGGCTCGGGCAGTGGTTCCGGCAGCGGTTCGGGTGGGGGCTCCGGCTCCGGCGGCTCGATCCCGCCGATCCCGGACGGGTCCACCGGAGGCGGCGGTCCCGCGGGCGGCGGTTCCGGCTCGCCGGGCGGCGGCCAGGACGACGGCGCGGCCCAGGCGGAGGCGGCCAAGCAGCAGGCGGCCCAGGCCGCGGAGGAAGCCAAGAAGAAGGCCGCGGACGCGCTGGGCCAGTTCAGCGGCCCCGGCATCCAGACGGACTCCGGCGCGGGCGCGGGACTCGGCGGTGACTCGGGCGGCGGGGCAGGCAGTGGTTCAGGCAGTGGTTCGGGTGGCGGCTCGGGTTCGGGCGGGAGTCCGGGTCCGGACGACACGTCGCCCTCCTCGACGCCGTCCCCGTCCTCGAGCGGCCAGGACGCCGCGGCCGCCGCTGCCGAGGCGGCCAAGAAGAAGGCCGCGGACGCGCTGAGCGAGTTCAGCGGCCCCGGCATCCAGACCGACGACGGCGCCGGCGGCCTCGGCGGCGGTTCGGGCTCGGGCGGCGGCGAGGGGTCCGGCTCCGGTGACGGTTCCGGTTCCGGTTCCGGTGACGACGGCAAGGCCGACGCGCAGCAGGCGGTGGAAGACGCCAAGAAGAAGGCGGCCGACGCGCTCAAGGGCCTGGACGGCGACCCGATCAAGACCGAGCCGGGCGGAACCGGCCTGGACGCCGACGGCGACGGCAAGCCCGACGACCCGCTCGCGGACAAGGACGGCGACGGCAAGCCGGACAGCCTGCTCGGCGGCGACAAGGACGGCGACGGCAAGCCCGACGCCAAGGGCGACGACGACCCCGACGTCCTCAAGGTCAAGCAAGGCGACAAGACCTTCGAGATGACCGAGCCGGACCACGACGGCAAGATGGACATCAAGGTCGGCGACGGACCCGGCGACCCCAAGGACTTCAAGCTCGACTGGTCCGGCGACGGCAAGTCCACCGACGGTCCACAAGGGACGGACGACGACTGCTACCGCCCGGGCCCGGACGGCAAGATCCACATCCAGGACGGCGACCTCAAGATCACCGCCGAACGGCCCGACGGCGCGGACGGCCCGACCGTCGTCACCGTCGACGACGGCACCGGGAAGCCGACGACCTACACCCTCGGCGAAGACGACAAGCCGTCGGACGCGCTCGGGGACACGCCGTCGAAGAAGCTCGACGACGACCTGCCCACCCACCGCGGCACCCTCGAGGACCTCAAGCCGCACGGCGCCGGAGACCTCGGCGCCGGAGACCACGGCGGTGGAGACCACGGAGCCGGGGACCACGGCGGCGGCTCGCACGGCGGCGGGGGCAGCCCGTCGCCGGCCGGGATCGGCGGGGGTTCGCACGGCGGGGCCGGCCTCACCGGCGCGGGCTTCGACCCGGGCGGCGCGGGGCTCGGCGAGACGCCGATGTCCGGGGGCGCCCACACCGGCGCGGGCGGCGCGCAGCCGCAGCCCGTCGCGGCGTTCGCGCCCGCGGCCGCCGGGGCGAACGGCGCACCGGGCTCGTCGATGGGCGGCGGGATGGCGGGCATGGGTGCCATGGGCGGCGGCCAAGGCGCGGGCGGGGGAGACACCGAACGCAAGTCGCCCGCCTACCGGATCGAAGGCGCTGTCTTCGACAACCTCGGTGAGCCCGGCCGCCGGATCATCGGCTCCCTCAACGACGACGAAGACCCGCCGACCGCCCGCCGGAGCTGGTGA
- a CDS encoding acyl carrier protein codes for MGDHRAEVTKVVSETFRLDPALVEPDAPLEELGIDSKGRIKLLAALEVYYGVTIDLDQLDRFTDVGSVAAVLAEALGTGGTEGEALK; via the coding sequence GTGGGTGATCACCGCGCCGAAGTCACGAAGGTCGTCAGCGAGACCTTCCGGCTCGACCCGGCCCTCGTCGAGCCCGACGCTCCGCTGGAGGAGCTGGGGATCGACTCGAAAGGCCGGATCAAGCTGCTGGCGGCGCTGGAGGTCTACTACGGCGTGACGATCGACCTGGACCAGCTCGATCGGTTCACCGACGTGGGTTCGGTGGCCGCCGTGCTCGCGGAAGCCCTGGGAACTGGCGGAACTGAGGGAGAGGCGCTGAAATGA
- a CDS encoding hemerythrin domain-containing protein yields MPENEEDVIEFLQRQHREIRELFAGLETADGDRREELFHDLVRLLAVHETTEELVVHPEIRDLEPAAGPVVDARLGEEHRAKELLTTLQKMGPEADGFDTLLVQLREDVLAHAEHEEREEFPLLRAHRPPERLRAMAATAKLAEAVAPTRPHPGVESAKANLLLGPPAAIADRARDLIRAVLR; encoded by the coding sequence GTGCCCGAGAACGAAGAAGACGTCATCGAGTTTCTGCAGCGCCAGCACCGGGAGATCCGTGAGCTGTTCGCCGGGCTGGAGACCGCCGACGGCGACCGGCGCGAGGAGCTGTTCCACGACCTCGTGCGGCTGCTCGCGGTGCACGAGACGACGGAGGAACTGGTGGTCCACCCGGAGATCCGGGACCTCGAACCCGCGGCGGGCCCGGTCGTCGACGCGCGGCTCGGGGAGGAGCACCGGGCCAAGGAGCTGCTGACGACGCTGCAGAAGATGGGGCCCGAGGCGGACGGGTTCGACACGCTGCTCGTGCAGCTGCGCGAAGACGTGCTGGCCCACGCCGAACACGAGGAGCGCGAGGAATTCCCGTTGCTGCGCGCCCACCGGCCGCCGGAGCGGCTGCGCGCGATGGCGGCGACGGCCAAGCTGGCCGAAGCGGTGGCGCCCACCCGGCCGCACCCGGGCGTCGAAAGCGCCAAGGCCAACCTGCTGCTGGGCCCGCCGGCGGCGATCGCGGACCGGGCGCGCGACCTGATCCGCGCCGTGCTGCGCTGA
- a CDS encoding ANTAR domain-containing protein: MTETLVSAADRWKPLAELLQALLERIAGEVPGCLGAALTVSHGDQPLRVLATAGVAEHLVPAQLERGGPVALADATGEPVTTDDLFADPRWPELAGGAAFADVRYEAVRGAVAVPGYWDDTGAFVLSATLDRPPGPGPLAVLRRYEKLTEMTLVVAETATAGDPDQMLELLASRAAIEQAKGAIMAVRRCPPDEAWQTLRRASQEFNVKVRELAVALVEHLGGGVAPQPPGTREIRPGEPAHRAAERLWAAFTAK, from the coding sequence GTGACCGAGACGTTGGTGAGCGCGGCCGACCGGTGGAAGCCGTTGGCCGAGCTGCTGCAGGCGCTGCTGGAGCGGATCGCGGGTGAGGTGCCGGGGTGCCTGGGCGCGGCATTGACCGTCAGCCACGGCGACCAGCCGCTGCGGGTGCTGGCCACCGCGGGCGTCGCCGAACACCTCGTGCCCGCGCAGCTGGAGCGTGGCGGCCCGGTGGCCCTCGCGGACGCCACCGGCGAGCCGGTCACGACGGACGACCTGTTCGCCGACCCGCGCTGGCCGGAGCTGGCCGGCGGGGCGGCGTTCGCGGACGTCCGGTACGAGGCGGTCCGCGGCGCGGTCGCGGTCCCCGGGTACTGGGACGACACCGGCGCGTTCGTGCTGTCGGCGACGCTCGACCGCCCGCCCGGCCCCGGCCCGCTCGCGGTCCTGCGGCGGTACGAGAAGCTCACCGAGATGACCCTGGTGGTCGCCGAGACCGCCACCGCGGGCGATCCCGACCAGATGCTGGAACTGCTCGCCTCACGCGCCGCCATCGAACAGGCGAAGGGCGCGATCATGGCCGTCCGCCGGTGCCCGCCCGACGAGGCGTGGCAGACGCTGCGCCGGGCGAGCCAGGAGTTCAACGTCAAGGTCCGGGAGCTGGCGGTCGCCCTGGTGGAGCACCTCGGCGGCGGCGTCGCACCACAACCGCCGGGCACCCGCGAGATCCGCCCCGGCGAGCCCGCCCACCGCGCGGCCGAACGGCTCTGGGCGGCGTTCACCGCGAAATAG
- the ligD gene encoding non-homologous end-joining DNA ligase, which translates to MADVPARKLRRYQEMRDFDRTAEPAGGEPAGPAGHRFVVQRHRARRLHYDFRLELGGVLVSWAVPKGPTLDPKARRLAVHVEDHPIEYAGFEGVIPHGEYGGGDVIVWDRGEWRPVDADPAKAIEDGTLHFDLDGEKLAGRFVLVRTNRGERDQWFLLHKQDEHARAGWDAEDHPRSVKSGRTSDEVAAAPDALWHGDRPAGEAEEAVGFAAATDDELAALDALGAKGKWSVAGRELALTNLDKVLFPAPRRPLTKRDLIRYYATAGPVMLPYLAGRPLNTQRFPQGVTEPGFWQKEVPRHAPGWLTTWRNERAEPGESQRYVVADSVATLAWLANYGALELHAWTSRAADVDHPTWVLFDIDPGPETSFAEVVELARLHRTALEHFGLTGRPKVTGQRGIQVWVPIAPHCTYEQTRAWAETVSRTIGRVLPDLVSWAWTKDKRRGRARLDYTQNVLNKTLVAPYSVRPRPGAPVSVPLDWDELDDPELAPDRWTIRDVPARLAERGDPFAALLGLEQRLPGLDR; encoded by the coding sequence ATGGCAGACGTCCCGGCCCGCAAACTGCGGCGCTACCAGGAGATGCGTGACTTCGACCGCACCGCCGAGCCGGCCGGCGGGGAGCCGGCCGGGCCCGCCGGTCACCGGTTCGTCGTGCAGCGGCACCGGGCGCGCAGGCTGCACTACGACTTCCGCCTCGAGCTCGGCGGGGTCCTGGTCAGCTGGGCGGTGCCGAAGGGGCCGACGCTGGATCCGAAAGCCCGCCGGCTCGCTGTGCACGTCGAAGATCACCCGATCGAGTACGCCGGGTTCGAAGGGGTGATCCCGCACGGCGAGTACGGCGGCGGGGACGTCATCGTCTGGGACCGCGGCGAGTGGCGGCCGGTCGACGCCGACCCGGCGAAGGCGATCGAGGACGGGACGCTGCACTTCGACCTCGACGGCGAGAAGCTGGCCGGCCGGTTCGTCCTCGTCCGCACGAACCGCGGGGAGCGGGACCAGTGGTTCCTGCTGCACAAGCAGGACGAGCACGCCCGGGCCGGCTGGGACGCCGAAGACCACCCGCGCTCGGTCAAGAGCGGCCGCACCAGCGACGAGGTGGCGGCCGCGCCCGACGCGCTGTGGCACGGCGACCGGCCGGCCGGCGAGGCCGAGGAAGCCGTGGGGTTCGCCGCGGCGACCGACGACGAACTGGCGGCGCTCGACGCGCTCGGCGCCAAGGGCAAGTGGTCGGTCGCGGGCCGCGAGCTCGCCCTCACCAACCTGGACAAGGTCCTCTTCCCGGCGCCCCGCCGCCCGCTCACGAAGCGGGACCTCATCCGGTACTACGCGACCGCCGGGCCGGTCATGCTGCCGTACCTGGCGGGCCGCCCGCTCAACACCCAGCGCTTCCCGCAGGGCGTGACCGAGCCGGGCTTCTGGCAGAAGGAGGTCCCGCGGCACGCGCCCGGGTGGCTGACGACCTGGCGCAACGAACGGGCGGAGCCGGGGGAGAGCCAGCGGTACGTCGTCGCCGACAGCGTCGCGACCTTGGCGTGGCTGGCGAACTACGGCGCGCTCGAGCTGCACGCATGGACGTCCCGGGCAGCGGACGTCGACCACCCGACGTGGGTGCTGTTCGACATCGATCCGGGTCCGGAGACGTCGTTCGCCGAGGTCGTCGAGCTGGCCCGGCTGCACCGCACCGCGCTGGAGCACTTCGGCCTGACCGGGCGGCCGAAGGTGACCGGGCAGCGCGGGATCCAGGTGTGGGTGCCGATCGCACCGCACTGCACGTACGAGCAGACGCGCGCGTGGGCGGAAACGGTGTCCCGGACGATCGGGCGGGTGCTGCCGGACCTGGTCAGCTGGGCGTGGACCAAGGACAAGCGCCGCGGCCGCGCCCGGCTCGACTACACGCAGAACGTGCTGAACAAGACGCTGGTCGCGCCGTACAGCGTGCGGCCTCGCCCGGGCGCCCCGGTCTCGGTGCCGCTGGACTGGGACGAGCTCGACGACCCGGAGCTGGCCCCGGACCGGTGGACGATCCGCGACGTCCCGGCCCGCCTCGCCGAGCGTGGCGACCCCTTCGCGGCGCTGCTCGGGCTCGAGCAGCGCCTGCCGGGCCTGGACCGGTGA
- a CDS encoding PfkB family carbohydrate kinase: MFSEVVVVGQIARDLVIEVPETPEAGSSAPVRHRQELLGGKGANQAVALSQLGTSVALVGVVGRDRTGDSLLTQARADRIGTSHVVRRPGVETALLVDVVDERGRRRYLEHTPDETLLTEADVLAASAPISAAGSVIVQLQQPAPVALLAARLAHTAGTRVVLDGAPQDDALTPDLLALADVVRADGHEAELLTGQPVPDVAAAARAAAGLRQRGPSLVVLEVGAEGNLFAGPEGTWFVPHVETDVVDPTGAGDALVAALTAALTRRHPLETAAGLAVAAAAATTEHAGGRPHLSRPVLDRLQPRHLQTVHA, translated from the coding sequence ATGTTCAGCGAAGTCGTCGTAGTCGGGCAGATCGCCCGCGACCTGGTGATCGAAGTGCCCGAGACGCCGGAGGCCGGTTCCTCGGCCCCGGTGCGGCACCGGCAGGAGCTGCTCGGCGGGAAGGGCGCCAACCAGGCCGTCGCGCTGAGCCAGCTCGGGACGTCGGTGGCGCTGGTCGGCGTCGTCGGCCGGGACCGCACGGGGGATTCGCTGCTCACGCAGGCCAGAGCCGACCGGATCGGCACCTCGCACGTCGTCCGCCGCCCCGGCGTCGAGACGGCGCTGCTCGTGGACGTCGTCGACGAGCGCGGCCGGCGCCGCTACCTCGAGCACACCCCGGACGAAACGCTGCTCACCGAGGCCGACGTCCTCGCCGCGTCGGCGCCGATCTCGGCCGCCGGCTCCGTCATCGTGCAGCTGCAGCAGCCCGCCCCGGTGGCGCTGCTGGCCGCGCGGCTGGCGCACACCGCGGGCACCCGCGTGGTGCTGGACGGCGCCCCGCAGGACGACGCACTCACCCCGGACCTGCTCGCCCTCGCCGACGTCGTGCGCGCGGACGGCCACGAAGCCGAGCTGCTCACCGGGCAGCCGGTGCCCGACGTCGCCGCGGCCGCCCGGGCCGCCGCCGGCCTCCGGCAGCGTGGGCCGTCGCTGGTCGTGCTGGAGGTGGGCGCGGAGGGGAACCTCTTCGCCGGGCCGGAGGGCACCTGGTTCGTGCCGCACGTCGAGACCGACGTCGTCGACCCGACCGGAGCCGGCGACGCGCTGGTCGCGGCCCTGACCGCGGCGCTCACCCGCCGCCACCCGCTGGAGACGGCGGCCGGCCTGGCCGTCGCGGCGGCCGCGGCGACGACCGAGCACGCGGGCGGCCGGCCGCACCTGTCCCGCCCGGTGCTCGACCGGCTGCAGCCGAGGCACCTGCAGACCGTCCACGCCTGA
- a CDS encoding trans-aconitate 2-methyltransferase translates to MTWEWDATLYAGSAAHYARGRLPYPAALGTAFAAELGLDGTGRLLDVGCGPGSLTLLLAPYFAEAVGLDADADMLREAARPGIGNCRWVHRRAEELPAGLGRFRLITFAQSFHWLDRPRVAATARGMLAPGGVLAHVHAATHEGAEGSVPRAAIAELVRKHLGSVRRAGRGVLPDGTPGGEAEIYRAAGFAGPRRFEVPGPVVTRSLDEVVDSVFSLSSAAPHLFGDRRGEFEGELRQLLREASPAGTFTERFREIAVDLWTPVTRGC, encoded by the coding sequence GTGACCTGGGAGTGGGACGCGACCCTGTACGCCGGCAGCGCCGCCCACTACGCGCGGGGCCGGCTCCCCTACCCGGCGGCGCTCGGCACGGCCTTCGCCGCCGAGCTGGGGCTGGACGGCACCGGGCGGCTGCTCGACGTCGGCTGCGGGCCGGGTTCCCTGACGCTTTTGCTGGCACCGTACTTCGCCGAAGCGGTCGGGCTCGACGCGGACGCGGACATGCTCCGCGAAGCGGCCCGGCCCGGCATCGGGAACTGCCGGTGGGTGCACCGGCGGGCCGAAGAGCTTCCGGCCGGGCTCGGGCGGTTCCGGCTGATCACCTTCGCCCAGTCCTTCCACTGGCTGGACCGGCCGCGGGTGGCCGCGACGGCCCGCGGGATGCTCGCGCCCGGCGGCGTCCTCGCCCACGTCCACGCGGCGACGCACGAAGGCGCCGAAGGATCCGTGCCGCGGGCCGCGATCGCCGAGCTGGTGCGGAAGCACCTCGGCTCGGTGCGACGCGCGGGCCGGGGCGTCCTGCCCGACGGCACGCCCGGCGGCGAAGCGGAGATCTACCGCGCCGCCGGCTTCGCGGGCCCGCGACGGTTCGAGGTCCCGGGTCCGGTGGTCACCCGGAGCCTGGACGAGGTCGTCGACAGCGTCTTTTCGCTGTCCAGCGCGGCACCTCACCTCTTCGGCGACCGCCGCGGCGAGTTCGAAGGCGAGCTCCGGCAGCTGCTGCGCGAGGCTAGCCCGGCCGGCACGTTCACCGAACGGTTCCGCGAGATCGCCGTCGACCTCTGGACGCCGGTCACCAGGGGTTGTTGA
- a CDS encoding STAS domain-containing protein codes for MSPTPPVPTRSAPLTARRTAYRPGLLVLTFAGEIDALTLPILERELGSAPPGTTVADLTHVAFVGLAGARALAAAAERAEAEGRRFCVVANSRTLARLFRVTGLAAGVPMFASLSDALRELLATGMRDAAC; via the coding sequence GTGTCCCCCACCCCACCGGTCCCGACCCGGTCCGCGCCCCTCACGGCGCGCCGGACGGCGTACCGCCCCGGTCTCCTCGTGCTGACCTTCGCCGGCGAGATCGACGCCCTGACCTTGCCGATCCTCGAGCGCGAGCTGGGCTCGGCCCCACCGGGGACGACGGTGGCGGACCTGACGCACGTGGCCTTCGTGGGCCTGGCCGGCGCCCGCGCGCTGGCGGCGGCCGCGGAACGGGCTGAGGCGGAGGGCCGCCGGTTCTGCGTGGTGGCGAACAGCCGCACGCTCGCCCGGCTGTTCCGGGTGACGGGGTTGGCCGCGGGGGTGCCGATGTTCGCGTCGCTGTCCGACGCGCTGCGGGAGCTGCTGGCGACGGGAATGCGCGACGCGGCCTGCTAG